From the genome of Thermoplasmata archaeon, one region includes:
- a CDS encoding 50S ribosomal protein L35ae produces MAKAEASGTVTAFRQSKFKQDSYQTIVDLAKPEHAAELVGARVVWARKDGLQILGRVVALHGSKGALRVRWDRGFPPQALGTQVKIIP; encoded by the coding sequence ATGGCGAAGGCCGAGGCGTCCGGAACGGTGACCGCGTTCCGTCAAAGCAAATTCAAGCAGGACAGCTACCAGACGATCGTGGACCTCGCCAAACCGGAGCATGCGGCGGAACTCGTGGGAGCCCGGGTGGTGTGGGCCCGCAAGGACGGCCTCCAGATCCTGGGCCGGGTCGTGGCCCTCCACGGCTCGAAGGGCGCGCTCCGCGTACGGTGGGACCGCGGCTTCCCGCCTCAAGCCCTCGGCACCCAGGTCAAGATCATTCCCTGA
- a CDS encoding DUF5678 domain-containing protein: protein MYDHLGLSKDEFTKLSDQFRHDAAWFHGNLEKLRRGHAGRYVAVLGGKVISENREIDEVIREVEASGANSRLTFVGFVTPKPIDLI from the coding sequence ATGTACGATCATCTTGGTCTGTCCAAGGACGAATTCACCAAGCTTTCCGACCAGTTCCGTCATGACGCTGCTTGGTTCCACGGCAACCTGGAGAAACTTCGCAGGGGCCACGCAGGAAGATATGTTGCGGTTCTTGGTGGCAAGGTTATCTCTGAGAATCGAGAAATTGATGAGGTCATTCGCGAAGTCGAAGCTTCAGGCGCCAATTCGCGACTGACCTTCGTCGGATTCGTGACCCCTAAGCCCATTGACCTGATCTAG
- a CDS encoding DUF6036 family nucleotidyltransferase gives MVAYREVEAIVSGAPSPTERRLRFAALLASELRASETEFVVVGGSAIEFYTRGQYTTGDVDVVYTGRADVDKVLLGWRFIRQGRIWLNERLGIILDFVKPPYTGDLARTQALETPYGSIRLAALEDLIVKRLASAKHWRRPHDADHAQLLAAGYEDRIQWAYVERLAAEYDVEDLLVSLRRWLADRRPPA, from the coding sequence TTGGTCGCCTATCGCGAGGTCGAGGCCATCGTGTCCGGGGCGCCGTCGCCCACGGAGCGTCGGCTACGGTTTGCGGCGCTGCTCGCCTCGGAGCTCCGGGCATCGGAAACGGAGTTCGTCGTCGTGGGAGGCTCGGCCATCGAATTCTATACGCGGGGGCAGTACACGACGGGGGACGTCGACGTGGTCTACACGGGACGCGCGGACGTCGACAAGGTGCTGCTCGGGTGGCGCTTCATCCGCCAAGGTCGTATCTGGCTGAACGAACGGTTGGGCATCATTCTCGATTTCGTCAAGCCTCCCTACACGGGCGACCTGGCGCGCACACAGGCCTTGGAGACGCCGTACGGATCCATCCGCCTCGCGGCCCTGGAGGATCTGATCGTCAAGCGGCTCGCCTCGGCGAAGCACTGGCGGCGGCCTCACGACGCGGATCATGCCCAGCTCCTGGCTGCGGGGTATGAAGACCGGATTCAATGGGCGTACGTGGAGCGTCTGGCGGCGGAGTACGACGTCGAGGATCTTCTCGTCTCTCTTCGGCGGTGGCTTGCCGACCGGCGCCCCCCGGCGTAG
- a CDS encoding helix-turn-helix domain-containing protein, translated as MSTILQPALRRLLGGETRARVLGLLADATVPKTGYELAKAARANPTKVYGILRGLAEAGLVQVLSDRPAVRRYSLVDPDLRRFLLRHVRITTLQEWFSPVRVRQREASLDRLRPVRFAPRPSRMKREQLPNYREFERPPDKDRALRRVARSHPSD; from the coding sequence ATGTCCACGATCCTCCAGCCGGCGCTCCGTCGTCTCCTTGGTGGAGAAACGAGGGCGAGAGTCCTCGGCTTGCTCGCGGACGCTACGGTCCCGAAGACCGGATACGAGCTCGCGAAGGCGGCGCGGGCGAACCCTACGAAGGTGTACGGGATCCTCCGCGGCCTCGCAGAGGCGGGCCTCGTGCAGGTCCTCTCGGATCGACCGGCCGTGCGGCGCTACTCCCTCGTCGATCCGGATCTCCGACGCTTCCTCCTGCGCCACGTGAGGATCACGACCCTCCAGGAGTGGTTCTCGCCGGTGCGCGTGCGGCAGAGGGAGGCGAGTCTGGACCGACTCCGGCCGGTACGATTCGCGCCCCGGCCATCCCGGATGAAACGGGAACAGCTCCCCAACTACCGGGAGTTCGAACGACCTCCGGACAAGGACCGCGCGTTGCGGCGAGTCGCCCGGTCACATCCGTCGGATTGA
- a CDS encoding amidase, producing the protein MDLDRRDFLRLGATAAAATAAARVIGAGGAVAPETRTVEELGAPAPQIEEATIADLQAAMTAGSLTALSLVRMYLTRIRSLDQSGPRLNSILEVNPDAEAIAMALDAERRQGIVRGPLHGIPIVLKDNIDTADAMVTAAGSLALVGAAPSLDSTVASKLRAAGAVILGKTNLSEWANFRSFFSSSGWSGRGGQCLNPYVLDRNPCGSSSGSGAAPSANLTAASIGTETDGSIVCPANANGVVGIKPTVGLVSRAGVVPIAHSQDTVGPHGRTVADAAAVLGAIASVEPDPRDPATNTGPIGNRGAVYDDYVQFVDPDGLDGARIGIPRAGVTDFVTEEVSGAFDAAVAAIEGAGATIVDPADIPTIDQINAAFEEIVVLVFEFKRDLNAYLATRSDVALDREGYDRTLAGLIAFNQAHAAEELKWFGQEWFELADADPFDQATYDAAAPEARRTGGTDGIDAVLQGNGLDALISPTDSPAWTSDLVNGDHFIFGTSAPAAIAGYPIINVPMGDAFGLPLGMSFYGTAFSEPTLIKVASGFEATMRARRKPSFLPTLPTGNPPSRASGHRQRSVPLGSRRLIRRL; encoded by the coding sequence ATGGACCTCGACCGCAGGGACTTCCTGCGCCTCGGAGCGACGGCGGCCGCGGCCACGGCGGCGGCTCGAGTCATCGGAGCGGGAGGGGCGGTCGCCCCGGAGACGCGGACCGTCGAAGAGCTCGGAGCGCCCGCTCCGCAGATCGAGGAGGCCACGATCGCCGACCTGCAGGCCGCGATGACGGCGGGGTCGCTCACGGCCCTTTCTCTCGTGCGGATGTACCTCACGCGGATCCGGTCGCTGGATCAAAGCGGTCCGCGGCTCAACTCGATCCTCGAGGTCAACCCAGACGCCGAGGCGATCGCGATGGCGCTCGATGCGGAACGACGTCAGGGCATCGTGCGCGGGCCGCTGCACGGGATTCCGATCGTGTTGAAGGACAACATCGACACGGCGGACGCGATGGTGACGGCCGCGGGGTCCCTCGCCCTCGTGGGCGCCGCCCCGTCGCTCGATTCCACGGTCGCCTCGAAGTTGCGCGCGGCCGGAGCCGTCATCCTGGGCAAGACGAACCTGAGCGAATGGGCGAACTTCCGGTCGTTCTTCTCCTCGAGCGGGTGGAGCGGCCGCGGCGGGCAGTGCCTCAACCCGTACGTGCTCGACCGAAACCCGTGCGGCTCTTCGTCCGGTTCGGGCGCCGCGCCGTCCGCGAACCTGACCGCCGCGTCGATTGGCACGGAGACGGACGGATCGATCGTGTGTCCCGCGAACGCGAACGGGGTCGTCGGCATCAAGCCGACCGTCGGGCTGGTGAGCCGAGCGGGCGTCGTGCCGATCGCCCACAGCCAGGACACGGTCGGCCCGCACGGTCGGACCGTGGCGGACGCCGCCGCCGTCCTCGGAGCGATCGCGAGCGTCGAGCCGGATCCGAGGGATCCCGCGACGAACACGGGCCCGATCGGGAACCGGGGCGCCGTCTACGATGACTACGTGCAGTTCGTCGACCCGGACGGCCTCGACGGCGCGAGGATCGGCATCCCCCGCGCGGGCGTGACAGACTTTGTGACGGAGGAGGTGAGCGGCGCGTTCGACGCGGCCGTCGCCGCGATCGAGGGCGCCGGAGCGACGATCGTCGATCCGGCGGACATCCCGACGATCGACCAGATCAACGCGGCATTCGAGGAGATCGTCGTCCTCGTGTTCGAGTTCAAGCGCGACCTGAACGCGTACCTGGCGACACGGAGCGACGTGGCCCTCGACCGCGAAGGGTACGATCGGACCCTCGCGGGGCTGATCGCCTTCAATCAGGCCCACGCGGCCGAGGAGCTGAAGTGGTTCGGCCAAGAGTGGTTCGAGCTCGCGGACGCCGATCCGTTCGACCAAGCGACGTACGACGCTGCGGCGCCCGAGGCCCGGCGGACCGGCGGCACCGACGGGATCGACGCCGTCCTCCAGGGCAACGGGCTCGACGCCCTCATCTCGCCGACCGACTCGCCGGCGTGGACGTCGGACCTCGTGAACGGCGACCACTTCATCTTCGGGACGTCAGCGCCCGCGGCGATCGCCGGATACCCGATTATCAACGTGCCGATGGGGGACGCGTTCGGCCTGCCCCTCGGGATGAGCTTCTACGGGACCGCGTTCAGCGAGCCGACTCTGATCAAGGTCGCCTCGGGCTTCGAGGCCACGATGAGGGCGCGACGCAAGCCGTCGTTCTTGCCGACGTTGCCGACGGGCAATCCACCGAGCCGTGCGTCGGGACACAGGCAGCGCTCGGTCCCTCTGGGATCGCGGCGACTAATCCGCCGGCTGTAG
- a CDS encoding VOC family protein, translating to MLRFETVALVVRDEGKATKFWKDKIGFRVVTSFPHWVTVAPRGANVRLHLCPDSRPEKGNTGYLFSTKDAKQEEAALRKKGVKITKPVKKEEWGTIFWFADPDGNEFQVMEGDV from the coding sequence ATGCTCAGGTTCGAGACGGTCGCGCTCGTCGTGCGCGATGAGGGAAAGGCGACGAAGTTCTGGAAGGACAAGATCGGTTTCCGCGTCGTGACCTCGTTCCCCCATTGGGTCACCGTGGCGCCCCGCGGCGCGAATGTCCGGCTGCATCTGTGCCCCGACTCCCGCCCGGAGAAGGGGAACACGGGATACCTCTTCTCCACGAAGGACGCGAAGCAGGAGGAGGCGGCGCTCCGGAAGAAGGGCGTCAAGATCACCAAGCCGGTCAAGAAAGAGGAGTGGGGCACGATCTTCTGGTTCGCAGACCCCGACGGGAACGAGTTCCAAGTGATGGAAGGAGACGTCTAA
- a CDS encoding TMEM175 family protein, with translation MESGTRTVVGMPPGRLLTLADGIFAIAMTLLVLDLRLPDGSNADLATQLVGLRSAFLTFVISFVVLGVFWFAHHQTFHFLVRVNRTLVWLSIGFFLGVALIPFVASVLGAHPDDPIALTLYDGAIGLLTVLGYVTWWYMTGDRGLVVEGMDPGLVRKVQHWIAVGPVIALVAIALAFVSPPASLRIYVALPVLFIAFNPVDAYLERLRQDER, from the coding sequence ATGGAGTCGGGAACGCGCACCGTCGTCGGGATGCCGCCGGGCCGCCTCCTCACGTTGGCGGATGGCATCTTCGCGATCGCGATGACGCTCCTCGTGCTGGATCTGCGGCTGCCCGACGGGAGCAACGCGGATCTCGCGACGCAGCTGGTCGGGCTGCGCTCCGCCTTCCTTACGTTCGTCATCAGCTTCGTCGTCCTCGGGGTCTTCTGGTTCGCGCATCACCAGACGTTCCACTTCCTCGTCCGGGTGAACCGCACGCTGGTCTGGCTCAGCATCGGGTTCTTCCTGGGGGTCGCCCTGATCCCATTCGTCGCGTCCGTCCTCGGCGCACACCCGGACGACCCGATTGCCCTCACCTTGTACGACGGGGCCATCGGCCTCCTGACCGTCCTCGGGTACGTGACCTGGTGGTACATGACCGGGGACCGCGGGCTCGTGGTCGAGGGGATGGACCCGGGCCTGGTCCGCAAGGTCCAACACTGGATCGCCGTCGGGCCCGTGATCGCCCTCGTCGCGATCGCCCTCGCGTTCGTGAGTCCCCCGGCCTCGTTGCGCATCTACGTGGCCCTGCCGGTCCTGTTCATCGCCTTCAATCCGGTCGACGCGTACCTCGAGCGGCTCCGACAGGACGAGCGGTAG
- a CDS encoding amidohydrolase family protein encodes MIEGQPTLYRDAALADGSGPSLTNGVSVLVEQGRVRSIRPTSDEGELPPDVHVVDAGGATIVPGMVDAHSHVTLPGGSHWIDRGFDPAEELLDVAEHNGDLLGRAGVRWARDVGSPAAVDPRDGRMRALALRVRERWRDDLSRPRLRVAGTWIAHGGVLPPGLTIDADDGPALLAAAAKQLDDGADLLKLYLDGPKKEEAPWSTETVRAVVDLAHGRGAKVTAHSGLLAGARVGIDAGVDCLEHGFELDSDAAAQMVRQGTFLVSTLAIFRSWASFAHTTTLARFVGDEGKERTARRRERAIESVRLAHHAGVRIATGTDFGGGSLRANHLAWEVEALVEAGLKPWEALASATLRGGELLGEADAGRIVEGGPADFFLVHGDPLADPTALWRVWKVAWLWEPQARPRGSSVAV; translated from the coding sequence ATGATCGAAGGCCAGCCCACACTCTATCGGGACGCCGCGCTCGCGGACGGCAGCGGACCCTCGCTCACGAACGGCGTGAGCGTCCTGGTCGAGCAAGGCCGCGTCCGTTCGATCCGGCCGACATCCGACGAGGGCGAACTCCCTCCCGATGTCCACGTCGTCGACGCGGGCGGAGCGACGATCGTCCCGGGGATGGTCGATGCCCACAGCCACGTCACCCTCCCCGGCGGCTCGCATTGGATCGACCGCGGATTCGACCCCGCAGAGGAGTTGCTCGACGTCGCGGAACACAACGGGGATCTCCTCGGACGCGCGGGAGTCCGCTGGGCACGCGACGTCGGGTCGCCGGCGGCTGTCGACCCGCGCGACGGGAGGATGCGGGCGCTCGCGCTCCGCGTCCGCGAGCGATGGCGCGACGATCTGTCGCGGCCGCGGCTCCGCGTCGCCGGAACGTGGATCGCGCACGGCGGCGTCCTCCCCCCAGGCCTCACGATCGATGCGGACGACGGCCCGGCACTCCTCGCGGCGGCCGCCAAACAGCTCGACGACGGCGCGGACCTCTTGAAGCTCTACCTCGACGGACCGAAGAAGGAGGAGGCCCCTTGGTCGACGGAGACCGTGCGGGCCGTCGTCGACCTCGCGCACGGCCGCGGGGCGAAGGTCACCGCGCACTCCGGCCTCCTCGCCGGCGCTCGCGTCGGAATCGACGCCGGGGTGGACTGCCTCGAGCACGGCTTCGAACTCGACTCCGACGCCGCCGCGCAGATGGTCCGCCAGGGGACGTTCCTCGTCAGCACGCTGGCGATCTTCCGGTCGTGGGCGTCATTCGCCCATACGACGACATTGGCGCGATTCGTAGGCGACGAGGGGAAGGAACGTACGGCGCGCCGCCGAGAGCGGGCGATCGAGAGCGTCCGGCTCGCCCACCACGCCGGCGTGAGGATCGCGACAGGGACAGACTTCGGCGGCGGATCGTTGCGGGCGAACCACCTCGCATGGGAGGTCGAGGCGCTCGTCGAGGCCGGCCTGAAGCCGTGGGAGGCGCTCGCCTCCGCGACGTTGCGGGGCGGGGAACTCCTCGGAGAGGCCGATGCCGGCCGGATCGTCGAGGGCGGACCCGCCGACTTCTTCCTCGTCCACGGTGACCCGCTCGCCGACCCGACAGCCCTGTGGCGGGTGTGGAAAGTCGCGTGGCTCTGGGAGCCTCAGGCTCGCCCCCGCGGATCGTCGGTGGCAGTCTAG
- a CDS encoding DUF5655 domain-containing protein, which produces MAKIRDWEDMRTMSARLLEERTGEGVAAWNRRVQKEGFEDEEGLRTWLTEHGVTGYAQTLLVMERFGYPDFLTATADELIDGQYADRPQLRPIYDAVIDAAAGLGDVTIQARKTFVSLVSPRRTFARIQATTKDRVDLALRTERVKPGGRLQPSRIHETMPVHIGLRSAKEVDAEVVRWLQRAYRENA; this is translated from the coding sequence ATGGCGAAGATTCGCGACTGGGAGGATATGCGGACGATGTCCGCCCGCCTCCTCGAAGAACGGACGGGAGAGGGCGTGGCGGCTTGGAATCGGCGCGTCCAGAAGGAGGGTTTCGAGGACGAAGAGGGACTTCGCACGTGGTTGACGGAACACGGGGTGACGGGATACGCCCAGACGCTCCTGGTGATGGAACGGTTCGGTTACCCGGACTTCCTCACTGCGACGGCGGACGAACTCATCGACGGGCAGTATGCGGATCGGCCGCAGCTGAGGCCCATCTACGATGCCGTCATCGACGCGGCTGCAGGCCTCGGGGACGTCACGATCCAGGCCCGCAAGACGTTCGTCTCGCTCGTCTCGCCCCGCCGGACGTTCGCGCGCATCCAGGCCACGACGAAGGACCGGGTCGATCTTGCGTTGCGCACCGAGCGGGTGAAGCCTGGCGGACGCCTGCAACCATCGAGGATCCACGAGACGATGCCCGTCCACATCGGCCTCCGGTCCGCGAAAGAGGTCGACGCCGAAGTGGTGCGTTGGCTACAGCGAGCGTACCGCGAGAACGCCTGA
- a CDS encoding ABC transporter permease, whose amino-acid sequence MSTETTHARVSRREFVSERPRVSQRSQFVGLYARELLRTFRNPWVLVITFVQPFMWLAFFGSSFSGASPALVQTIFHTDSYIAFLLPGVLSTSMLTVGMFGSMSTIQDKRFGFMKRILLTPTSKATVYWSKVLGSTSRGLIQIPVMIVAALVFGVRFAGDPLMWLGWILGIFFLGLGMSCFFLAVTASSTDWQTPGVISNFITMPLMFASGALLPLANFPAWMQAIASVNPVSFSALLGRGIVVFGTVEWSYLGYLALFATGMLVSGTAIASRYLKAE is encoded by the coding sequence ATGAGCACGGAAACGACCCATGCACGGGTATCGCGGCGGGAGTTCGTGTCCGAACGACCGCGGGTGAGCCAGCGGAGCCAGTTCGTCGGGCTGTACGCTCGTGAGCTCCTTCGGACCTTCCGGAATCCGTGGGTGCTCGTCATCACGTTCGTCCAACCGTTCATGTGGCTCGCGTTCTTCGGGAGCAGTTTCAGTGGGGCCTCGCCCGCCCTGGTGCAAACGATCTTCCACACGGACAGTTACATCGCCTTCCTGCTCCCCGGGGTCCTGTCGACGTCGATGCTGACCGTTGGCATGTTCGGATCGATGAGCACGATTCAGGACAAACGCTTCGGATTCATGAAACGCATCCTGCTGACGCCTACGAGCAAGGCGACCGTGTACTGGTCCAAGGTCCTCGGGTCGACGAGCCGCGGGCTCATTCAGATCCCCGTGATGATCGTGGCCGCCCTCGTGTTCGGCGTGCGCTTCGCGGGGGATCCCCTCATGTGGCTCGGATGGATCCTTGGGATCTTCTTCCTCGGGCTCGGCATGTCGTGCTTCTTCCTCGCCGTGACCGCGTCGAGCACGGACTGGCAGACGCCCGGCGTGATTTCCAACTTCATCACGATGCCGCTCATGTTCGCGAGCGGCGCGCTCCTCCCGCTCGCCAACTTCCCCGCGTGGATGCAGGCGATCGCGAGCGTCAACCCGGTCTCGTTCTCCGCGCTCCTGGGTCGCGGGATCGTCGTCTTCGGGACCGTGGAGTGGTCGTATCTCGGATACCTCGCCCTCTTCGCGACGGGCATGCTCGTTTCGGGAACCGCGATCGCCAGTCGCTACCTGAAGGCGGAGTGA
- a CDS encoding ATP-binding cassette domain-containing protein: protein MAMVNNAIVTENLTKVYGKLTAVDHVTLNVASGTVFGLLGPNGAGKTTMIKLLTGLTDMTEGDASVAGFDVRRDPMHVKQRIGWVASEVILDDDFTAWENLWLQAKLQSLPEWKDRAENLLKYFGLLDRRKDRVKTFSTGMRKKLEIALALLHQPEVVFMDEPTIGLDANTRHMLWDLITGVNREFGITVLLTSHYIEEADALCEQISIIDHGKFVASGSPTDLKARVKSDFVELETSEEVDEARLRAIPGVSDVRTQGKTWILRVSAAEEVLPHLFSTLKTDEIRRINVEKPSLETVFLDITGKRIDQPGSDVPDYRKFYAQMRRARR from the coding sequence ATGGCCATGGTCAACAACGCGATCGTCACGGAAAATCTGACGAAGGTGTACGGAAAGCTGACGGCCGTCGACCACGTCACCCTGAACGTCGCCTCGGGGACGGTCTTCGGACTCCTCGGCCCGAACGGGGCCGGCAAGACGACGATGATCAAGCTGCTCACGGGCCTGACCGACATGACGGAGGGCGATGCGTCCGTCGCAGGTTTCGACGTCCGCCGGGATCCGATGCACGTCAAGCAGCGGATTGGCTGGGTCGCGTCCGAGGTCATCCTCGACGACGACTTCACGGCGTGGGAGAACCTCTGGTTGCAGGCGAAGCTCCAGAGCCTTCCAGAGTGGAAGGACCGGGCGGAGAACCTGCTGAAGTACTTCGGCCTCCTCGATCGTCGGAAGGATCGCGTGAAGACCTTCTCGACGGGGATGCGAAAGAAGCTCGAGATCGCCCTGGCGCTGCTCCATCAACCCGAGGTCGTGTTCATGGACGAGCCGACGATCGGCCTCGACGCGAACACGCGACACATGCTCTGGGACTTGATCACGGGCGTGAACCGGGAGTTCGGGATCACGGTGCTGCTGACGAGCCACTACATCGAGGAGGCGGACGCACTCTGCGAGCAGATCTCGATCATCGACCATGGGAAGTTCGTCGCCTCGGGGAGCCCGACGGACCTCAAGGCCAGGGTCAAGTCGGACTTCGTCGAGCTCGAGACAAGCGAGGAGGTCGATGAAGCGAGGTTGCGCGCGATCCCCGGCGTCTCCGACGTCCGCACCCAGGGGAAGACGTGGATCCTACGCGTGTCCGCGGCGGAAGAGGTCCTCCCCCATCTCTTCTCGACGCTGAAGACGGACGAGATCCGGCGGATCAATGTGGAGAAGCCGAGCCTCGAGACGGTCTTCCTGGACATCACGGGCAAGCGGATCGACCAACCGGGGTCCGATGTGCCCGACTACCGCAAATTCTACGCGCAGATGAGGAGGGCTCGACGATGA
- a CDS encoding PadR family transcriptional regulator, translating to MSSPEKFGGFFHFFGKGDFKELVLRLLEERPMHGYEIIKAIEERYHGFYKPSAGAIYPALRALSRKGYLSVSGEERRKTYRITREGKAYLRSRRKEIEARFRAFESAVGPERAALFREFRATGKLLRANMSDVTPKQAEELRRMVVEMREKALRILSK from the coding sequence GTGAGCTCCCCCGAGAAGTTCGGCGGGTTCTTCCATTTCTTCGGCAAGGGCGACTTCAAAGAGCTCGTCCTCCGGCTGCTCGAGGAACGCCCGATGCACGGGTACGAGATCATCAAGGCGATCGAGGAACGATACCACGGGTTCTACAAGCCGAGCGCGGGTGCGATCTATCCGGCGCTGAGGGCGCTTTCGCGCAAGGGGTATCTCTCCGTGAGCGGCGAGGAGCGGCGCAAGACGTACCGCATCACCCGCGAAGGCAAGGCGTATCTGCGGAGTCGTCGGAAGGAGATCGAGGCGCGCTTCCGCGCCTTCGAGTCCGCGGTCGGGCCGGAGCGGGCCGCGCTGTTCCGAGAGTTCCGAGCGACGGGCAAGCTCCTCCGGGCGAACATGAGCGACGTGACCCCGAAACAGGCGGAGGAGCTCCGCCGGATGGTCGTCGAGATGCGCGAGAAGGCGCTGCGGATCCTCTCGAAGTGA
- a CDS encoding ABC transporter permease, with product MTTTPFGQVVTVASYEIRKYIRGRRLLGMLILVGLIIGLFLGLPPGLGIPYASTPNAFVSTFATFSGLLVVLSGVLFAADALVSEHEKRTGYFLFPNPVRREVLVVGKIAASLIVSAAVLTVYYGAAAIAALAITGSLTWDVGLSYLYALAYMTAVVGVAYLLSALLKSTVAATVLTFFLFTLIFGIVGAILPVAKIDPWFIPTSASGIITNALGGTGVRPGPGGGQEGVGFVPDPATSVLVFAAYAIVCGVLAILWFRRRELSS from the coding sequence ATGACGACGACGCCGTTCGGTCAGGTCGTCACCGTCGCGAGCTACGAGATTCGCAAGTACATCCGGGGCCGCCGCCTCCTCGGCATGCTGATCCTCGTGGGGCTGATCATCGGCCTCTTCCTCGGCCTCCCGCCGGGCTTGGGGATCCCGTACGCGTCGACCCCGAACGCGTTCGTCTCGACGTTCGCGACGTTCAGCGGTTTGCTCGTGGTCCTCAGCGGGGTCCTCTTCGCGGCCGACGCGCTCGTCTCAGAGCACGAAAAGCGGACGGGCTACTTCCTGTTCCCGAACCCGGTCCGCCGGGAGGTCCTCGTCGTCGGGAAGATTGCCGCCAGTCTGATCGTTTCCGCCGCCGTCCTCACCGTGTACTACGGCGCCGCGGCGATCGCGGCCCTCGCGATCACGGGCTCCCTGACGTGGGACGTCGGGCTCTCCTACCTCTACGCGCTCGCGTACATGACCGCGGTCGTCGGGGTCGCCTATCTCCTCTCGGCGTTGTTGAAGAGCACGGTCGCGGCGACGGTCCTGACGTTCTTCCTGTTCACGCTGATCTTCGGCATCGTCGGGGCGATCCTCCCGGTCGCGAAGATCGACCCCTGGTTCATCCCGACGTCGGCTTCGGGGATCATCACGAACGCGCTCGGTGGCACAGGGGTGCGACCGGGACCCGGAGGAGGCCAGGAGGGTGTCGGGTTCGTGCCGGATCCCGCGACCTCCGTCCTCGTCTTCGCGGCGTACGCCATCGTCTGCGGCGTGCTCGCGATCCTCTGGTTCCGGCGACGGGAGCTCTCCTCGTGA
- a CDS encoding ABC transporter ATP-binding protein: MQSSRARSSTRDFPVQLERLGKEYGHFTALKSLDLTVPEGTSLGFLGPNGAGKSTTIKIMTNLIRPSRGRAALFGIDVRKEPTRALARIGAVIETPEFYGYLSPLETLAYAGRLRGMSSKEIESRSEDVLKGVKLSDWADHRIQEFSKGMKQRLAIAQALLNEPALLILDEPTSGLDPRGMAEVRDVIQSLKGEGRTIFMSSHLLGEVQEVCDDVALLNHGELLIHGSVRDLSRGSDTSTFQTSFLRPPTPEDLEALASVPGIVEIKNEGDSTIDLRISGGEEGQARVLEAMVTRGLKVITYRPLGSSLEQLYLDRIQESDRL; the protein is encoded by the coding sequence ATGCAATCCTCCCGCGCACGATCGAGCACGCGCGATTTCCCGGTCCAGCTCGAAAGGCTCGGCAAGGAGTACGGTCACTTCACCGCGCTGAAATCACTCGACCTCACGGTCCCGGAGGGCACGTCCCTGGGCTTCCTCGGGCCGAACGGTGCGGGGAAGTCCACGACGATCAAGATCATGACGAACCTGATTCGACCGTCCCGAGGCCGTGCCGCGTTGTTCGGCATCGATGTCCGGAAGGAGCCGACCCGCGCGCTCGCACGGATCGGCGCGGTCATCGAGACCCCGGAGTTCTACGGCTACCTCTCGCCGCTCGAGACCCTCGCATACGCAGGACGCCTCCGCGGCATGTCGTCCAAGGAGATCGAATCGCGCAGCGAAGACGTCCTGAAAGGCGTCAAGTTGAGCGACTGGGCCGACCACCGGATCCAGGAGTTCTCGAAGGGAATGAAACAGCGCCTCGCGATCGCCCAGGCGCTCCTCAACGAACCCGCCCTCCTCATCCTCGACGAGCCCACGTCGGGCTTGGATCCGAGGGGCATGGCGGAGGTCCGCGACGTGATCCAATCGCTGAAAGGCGAGGGCCGGACGATCTTCATGAGCTCCCACCTCCTCGGCGAGGTCCAGGAGGTCTGCGACGATGTCGCGCTCCTGAACCATGGGGAGCTTCTGATCCACGGTTCCGTGCGCGACCTTTCCCGGGGGTCCGACACCTCCACGTTCCAGACGAGCTTCCTCCGTCCGCCGACGCCGGAAGATCTCGAAGCCCTCGCATCAGTCCCCGGAATTGTGGAGATCAAGAACGAGGGTGACTCGACGATCGACCTCCGAATCTCGGGCGGTGAAGAAGGGCAGGCGCGAGTGCTCGAAGCGATGGTGACCCGCGGCCTGAAAGTCATCACGTATCGGCCGCTCGGCTCATCGCTCGAACAGCTCTACCTCGACCGCATCCAGGAGTCGGATCGCCTATGA